GTATTATCCATCTCAAGAATTGATATAGCAGCAATAACAGAACCTATAACAGATGGCGGTAAAGCTGTTGTAAAAATGAAGCTTCGCGCTTTGTTAATCAAAAGCTCCTTGAGCTTTCTTGCCCCTGCTACATATGCTCCAAAACTTCCCAGAGCTTTTCCAAACGTACCCATATGAATATCTATAGCTTCTTCAGGAATGCCGAAATATTCCACACCGCCTCTGCCTGTTTTACCCAAGACTCCCGTTGCATGCGCATCATCAATCATTACCATACAATCGTATTTATTTGCCAGTTCTACAATCTCCGGCAATGGAGCAATATCTCCATCCATACTGAATACAGAATCTGTAACAATCAAGCGTTTGCCATATTGTTCTGAATTTTCGAGAAGCTTTTCCAGCCTTTTTACATCTCTGTGAGGATATCTTATAAGTTTTGCTCTGCTTAATATACAACCATCTACAAGACTTGCATGATTATACTTATCTGCAAATATAACATCCTGCCTTCCCATTAAAGCAGAGATCACACCTATATTAGCCATGTACCCGGAACTAAATATAAGAGCTGCTTCTGTTCGCTTGAATCCTGCTATTCTTTTTTCCAATTCCTCACTGAGAGCCAAATTTCCACACATAAGACGCGATGCTGTGCTGCTGCACCCATATTTTTTTATAGCCTTGCAAGACGCCTCTTTTAGAACAGGATCACCTGCCAAGCCTAGATAATTATTGGATGAAAAATTAATCAGCTCTTTTCCATCAAGAACCAGTTTCGAAGATTTAAACTGGGAACATGTTTTTAACGTACGATACAAACCTTTTTTCTCTAAACCATCAAGCACTTCGTCAAGCATGTAGGGGCTCAACATTTTGAGCCCTCATTAAGCCCTAAGTCTTTTATCATTCCTAAATCATCTTGAATGCCTCTTCCCTTTGTAGTCAGGTAATCTCCTAGAATCATACCATTTGCTCCTGCAAGAAACATCATTGGCTGAAGACTCCGCAATACAACTTCCCTACCCCCACAGATAATAATATCCTTTCTTGGGAAAATAATCCGAAATATAGCTATTATTTTTAGCGCTTCCAAAGGCTCTAGCAGAGGCATGTTCTCAAGTCTGGTGTTCTTAACAGGATTTAGGAAATTTATCGGGATGGAGTCAGGATCTAATTCTTTCAAGGTCATAGCTAACTCTATTCTCTGCTCGGGAGACTCCCCCATTCCAAATATGCCTCCACAGCATGTAATTAACCCTGCTTCTTTAGCTGCTCTGATCGTATCTATATTCTCACGGTAAGAGCGAGTTGTGCAAATCTGAGAGAAAAAACTTGGACATGTCTCAAGATTATGATGATATCTATCCAGACCAGCGCCTTTTAATTCCGCAAAAAAATCCTTGTCTAAAATTCCCAGAGACGCACAGCACTCCAGAGGAGTTTCACTCTTGATCTTTCTTATTGCGCTTTTTATCTTTTCAATCTCTTTTCTGGAGTTTATTTTTTTACAACTGGTCACTATTGAAAACTCTGCTGCGCCGTTATGCGCAGCATCCATTGCTGATTTAACTATCGCTTCTGTATCTAACAGGGGATATTTAAGAATTTTTGTCTTGTGATAGTCCGACTGTCCGCAAAAAGCGCAGTTCTCCGCACACAGACCAGATTTTGCATTTACAATAGAGCAGAACTTTACTTTCTTTCCTTTAAATTTCCTGCGTATTTTATCTGCTACTGATATGAGGTCCATTAGATTGCTATTCGTCTTAATCAGACTATAAATTTCACTATTAGCAGGCTGTATCCCATTTAAGACTTTTTCTTCTATTGTTTTTAACTGAAAATTCATAATTAGAAATTAAAAATTAAATCTCCATGTATATTCTTTGTCGCTTACTAAATCTTACTATTTCCCTGTATCCCACTCTTTTTATTAAAGAAATCGCCTTATCAAAATCTCTACCCACATGCTCAGGTTTATGCGCGTCAGAGCCCAATGTAACAGGCACATTATATTTATAACAAGTCTTAAGGAACTTCTCCTGTGGATATATCTCTCCTACAGGCTTGTATAGCCCAGAAGTATTAACCTCAATACATACATCTGCCTGTTTTAAGATGCTTGCTGTTTGTTCATAGATACATGTTAAATTTTTATCAGGCTTATATCCAAACTTCTTTATAACATCTATATGAGAAATGCAGTCAAATAGCCTTGATTCTGCAGCTTCTTCAACCAGACTAAAATAATCTTTGTACACTTTATACAAATCCTGATTTTCAAACCTTGATTTATGATCAGGATGATCAATCATCCAATCATCCAAAAAGTGCACAGACCCATACAGATAGTCAAAATCATACTTATTGATGTTATGCATTATGATCTTCATGTTTCCGGGCAAATAATCAATCTCACACCCAAGTTTTATTGAAATACGCTTCTTAAACTCTTTCTGCAATCTTCGTACATGTTTTACATATATTGGAAACTCATCAATGGACATAGCAAGCCTTCTTGCAAGCTTCTCATCTTCAAGATGCAGAATCGGGAAATGCTCATTAAACCCTATCTCTCCCAGTCCTTTTCTAATAGCTTCCCTGACATATTCTTCCATCTCGCCCTCTGCATGACCGCACATTTTGCTATGTATATGATAATCAGCAAGCACTATAAACTCCTCTTTAAAGAAAAATCCGAAATCCCACTTCCTTATAGCATACTGCTGGTATGTGAGCAAATCAAATCCTTTTAACTTTAAATTAGATTTGATATAGT
The DNA window shown above is from bacterium and carries:
- the bioF gene encoding 8-amino-7-oxononanoate synthase, which codes for MLSPYMLDEVLDGLEKKGLYRTLKTCSQFKSSKLVLDGKELINFSSNNYLGLAGDPVLKEASCKAIKKYGCSSTASRLMCGNLALSEELEKRIAGFKRTEAALIFSSGYMANIGVISALMGRQDVIFADKYNHASLVDGCILSRAKLIRYPHRDVKRLEKLLENSEQYGKRLIVTDSVFSMDGDIAPLPEIVELANKYDCMVMIDDAHATGVLGKTGRGGVEYFGIPEEAIDIHMGTFGKALGSFGAYVAGARKLKELLINKARSFIFTTALPPSVIGSVIAAISILEMDNTRIKTLNKNASYFRNQLRKEGFNILNTETQIIPLIIGENNKAIQFSKFLMQNGIFAVPIRPPSVPLNTARIRFSITAAHSKEELGYTIEIIKKAGKKFGIAQ
- the bioB gene encoding biotin synthase BioB, whose product is MNFQLKTIEEKVLNGIQPANSEIYSLIKTNSNLMDLISVADKIRRKFKGKKVKFCSIVNAKSGLCAENCAFCGQSDYHKTKILKYPLLDTEAIVKSAMDAAHNGAAEFSIVTSCKKINSRKEIEKIKSAIRKIKSETPLECCASLGILDKDFFAELKGAGLDRYHHNLETCPSFFSQICTTRSYRENIDTIRAAKEAGLITCCGGIFGMGESPEQRIELAMTLKELDPDSIPINFLNPVKNTRLENMPLLEPLEALKIIAIFRIIFPRKDIIICGGREVVLRSLQPMMFLAGANGMILGDYLTTKGRGIQDDLGMIKDLGLNEGSKC
- the hisJ gene encoding histidinol-phosphatase HisJ, which gives rise to MLTYQQYAIRKWDFGFFFKEEFIVLADYHIHSKMCGHAEGEMEEYVREAIRKGLGEIGFNEHFPILHLEDEKLARRLAMSIDEFPIYVKHVRRLQKEFKKRISIKLGCEIDYLPGNMKIIMHNINKYDFDYLYGSVHFLDDWMIDHPDHKSRFENQDLYKVYKDYFSLVEEAAESRLFDCISHIDVIKKFGYKPDKNLTCIYEQTASILKQADVCIEVNTSGLYKPVGEIYPQEKFLKTCYKYNVPVTLGSDAHKPEHVGRDFDKAISLIKRVGYREIVRFSKRQRIYMEI